From the genome of Candidatus Manganitrophaceae bacterium:
GGATGCCTTCGACGACTGGCGGATGGCGCAGGGAGGATTTCGGGCCGATCTCGATCTGCCGGAGCGGAATACGGTGACGATTCAAGGGGATCTTTATTCGGGTAAGGCCGGGCAGCGGACGACGATCACGACCTATCGGCCGCCCTCTGCGCAAACGATGGAGAAAGACGCCGATCTCTCCGGAGGGAACCTCTCCTTCCGTTTGGACCATCTGCAGAGCGCGCAATCGGATTGGACATTCAAGTCCTATTACGACCGTACCCGCCGGCGGACGTCGACCTTTCAGGACGATGAGAACACCCTCGACCTTGAATTGCGAAACCGCTTTCTTCTCGCCGCAGGTCACGAACTGATTTGGGGGATCGGCTATCGGCTCATCTCCGATGATTTCACCGGGGCTTCTACCACCGTGTTCGACCCCGCGCAGCGCACCGATGCCCTCTACAGCGCTTTCGCGCAATATCAGTGGGCGCTGGTCCAAGAGCAACTCTTCCTCACCCTGGGGTCTAAGTTCGAACACAACGACTATAGCGGGGTTGAGGTACAACCGAGCGGACGGCTGCTCTGGAAATTTCGCCCTGACCAGGCGGTCTGGACCTCCATTGCCCGGGCGGTGAGGACCCCTTCACGCTTGGAGCACGACTCATCGCTGACCGGGTTGACGAATCCGAATGCCACCCCGCCGACCTTCATCCGGCTTATCGGAGAGGATGCCTTATTCGACTCGGAGAAGGTCATCGCCTATGAGGTCGGATACCGCACCCAGCCGATCCATCGGCTCTCCTTTGATGTCGCCGCATTTTATAATCAGTACTCAGACCTCCTCAGTCTGCAGGCCGGGGCCCCCTTCACCGAATCGATCCCGCCCGATCCGGACCGGGTGATCTTCCCGTTTTTTTTCGAGAACCGGGTGAAAGGTCATACCTACGGAGTGGAATTGATGTCCGACTGGCAGGTGCGGGAGTGGTGGAGAGTCAATCTGATGTATACCTTCCTCCAGATCAACCTGACCCAAACCTCCGGCGCGGTCGATCCGCTGAGGATTGTCGCGTCGACCGAGGGGACCAATCCCCATCATCAAGCGGGGCTGCGCTCTTTGATGACACTGCCGGGGAACGTGGAGCTCGATTGGTTTCTCCGATACATCGACAAGCTCCCGAGCCAGGCGATCAAACGATATTATAATCTCGATCTCCATCTTGGCTGGCATCCGACGAAGTGGATCGAATTGGCGCTGGTCGGCCAGAACCTGCTCGACAACCATCATCCCGAATTCGGAGGCGGCAGCGCCGGAATCGCAGAGATCCAACGGGGCGTTTACGGAAAGGTGACGGCCCAGTGGCAATGAAAAATGGATCGTCTCTGAGAAAGATCCTGATCTCAATCTTATTGATTGGAGTTACTGTATTCCTCCCGATTCAAGCAACTCCCTCTTCTCCCAATGAATATCAGGTCAAGGCGGCCTTTCTTTACAATTTTGCCAAATTCGTCGAGTGGCCCCAGGAAGCCATTGCAGGGGGCCAGCCCTTTGTGATTGGGATTCTGGGACAGGATCCTTTCGGGAACGAGCTTGATGAGGCGGTGGCGGGCAAGACCGTTAGAGAAAAAAAGATTACGGTCAAGCGGTTTTCGAAGATCGAAGAAGCCATCCATTGTCACCTTCTCTTCATTAGCAATTCGGAGGATCAAAACCTGGCCCAGATCCTAAGGCGGCTTGAGGGCGCGCCGGTCCTGACCGTCAGCGACATGGGGCAATTTGCCGAAAAAGGAGGCGTCATTCAATTGGTGACAGATCAGAACAAGATTCATTTTGCGATCAATATGGCTGCGGCCGAACGGGTTGGATTAAAACCGAGTTCTCAGCTGCTGAAATTATCTCGAATCATAACCGGAACGACGCAGAACAGGGAGTGATCTTTGATTCGGGCATTTCGGGGTCTTTCGATACGCCAGAAGTTAATCCGAATGAGCATGTTGGTCAGCACTGCGGCTTTATTGCTGGCCAGTCTGGGATTTATTGTCTATGAGTTGATTACCTATCGAGATACCATGGTTCAGAATTTTTCTACCCAGGCTGAAATTATTGGAATTAACACAGTCTCCGCGTTGGTTTTCAATGACCCGCAGGCCGCAACTGAAACGATAGCCGCGTTACGTGTTAAACCAAATATTATGTCGGCTGCAATTTATACGGCGGACGGCAAGCTGTTCGCAAAATATGTGCGGAACGACGGAGCGACGGTTTTTCAAATGCCGGAACAGATCTCGGAGCAAAGGGAAGATTATCGTTTCGAGTCAGATCATCTTCTCCTGTCTCGGCCAATCATTTCTGAAGGCAAACAGATCGGGATGGTTCACATTCAGTCCGATCTCAAGGAAATAGATGTCCGCCTGAAGCGATATGCTCTCATCACAATGGGCGTCCTTGCAATCTCCCTGCTGGCTGCTTATCGGATCTCCTCCAAACTGCAAGAGATTATTTCTCACCCTCTTCTTCATCTGGCTCAAACAGCGAAAACCGTCTCCGAAGAGAAAAACTATTCTGTGCGTGCGGTGGCGGAAAACCAGGACGAGATCGGTCAATTGGTGCTGACTTTCAACGAGATGTTGACCCAAATACAAATGAGAGATGACACGTTATCGAGGGCTCACAATGAATTGGAACAAAGAGTGACGGAGCGGACGCTAGAATTAAAAGAGGAAATCACAGAGCGCCAGAGAGCGCAAGAAGAAATGCGCAAACTCAATACACAACTGGAAGCGGCGAATAAAGAGCTGGAGGCCTTCAGCTATTCGGTTTCGCATGACCTGCGCGCCCCGCTGCGGCACATCAACGGATTTGTCGAACTGCTTAAAATGCATGAAGGGACGCGGCTGGGTGAAAAGAGTCAGCACTACATGAATACGATCATGAACTCAGCGAAACGAATGGGTGATCTCGTTGACGACCTGCTGGTCTTCTCAAGGATGGGGAAGTCGGAGATGCGCGTCGGGAAGGTGGATCTTGATCACCTTACTGAAGAGGTAATCAAAGATTTACAACCGGAGATCGGGGCGCGAGAGATTACCTGGAAAATTGCGAGCCTGCCGGAGGTGGAAGGGGATGTGACGATGCTTCGTCAGGTCTGCGTCAATCTGATCGGCAATGCAATAAAGTATACCCGTACCCGCGCGCAGGCCCAGATAGAAATCGGGTACACGCCGGAGAAAGAAGAACATGTATTTTTTATTCGGGATAATGGCGTTGGGTTTGATCCGCAGTTCGCTGGAAAACTCTTTGGCGTTTTCCAGCGCTTGCACCGCTCGGACGAATTCGAAGGAACAGGCATCGGATTGGCGAATGTCCGTCGGATTGTCCACCGTCATGGCGGCCGGACCTGGGCAGAAGGTCGGGTCGATGGCGGTGCGGTTTTTAGCTTTTCTTTGCCGAAGAGAGGGGAGAAGCCGGAATGAGTGAGATCAAGAGAGTTTTGTTGGCCGAGGACAATGCGGAGGATGTCGAGCTGACGCTGGAGGCGCTTTCCGAATATAATCTTGCAAACGAAGTGGTGGTGGTTCGGGACGGTGCCGAGGCATTAGACTATCTTTTTTGCCGCGGATCATTTAAGGCACGCCCCATTGGAAATCCCGCCGTGATCCTTCTCGATATTAAAATGCCAAAGATGGATGGGTTGGAGGTACTTAGAACCATCAAGGGGGATGAAAAACTGAGATTGATTCCCGTGGTGATGCTGACTTCATCGCGCGAGGAGCCCGACCTGGCGGAGAGTTATAAACTCGGTGTAAACGCCTATGTTGTTAAACCTGTGAACTTTCAAGCGTTCGTCAAAGCGGTCAAGCAGCTGGGCATTTTTTGGGTGCTTCTGAATGAACCGGCCCCCGGCAGTCCAAAGAAAACAAATTAAAAAAGACTGCGAGGCGTCCTACGATGCTGGGTATCATTACTATCGGTTCATTCGGGTTACCACGACCTACGTTTTGTATCCACCTTTACCCTTTGTTTGCCTCATCAGTACGACTGAAAGGGCCTCCGTGTTTCCCTCCACTTTAACCTTCTGACGGTTTATCCCAGACCGAATTGACGCCTGATACCAATATAGTATAATTAGGCGGCGATGTTGTGATTTAACCCGCCAGAGCGGTCCCTGATACGTGCGACTATCGGATATTTTTATAGCAGAAAGGCTTCGGTTTGAGCGATCAGTGGCAAAAAGAGCTCCTTGCATTTATTGTCGAACGAACCCATCTCTCGACGTTGCGAGTAGAGCGCATCCTGGAAATCCACACCCCCGAGGTTTTTCCTCCGCCTTTAGATGACGTGCTGCAAGCCATCTTATTAGGGCAAAAACTTACGGAAGAGGGGACGAGCCTGCTTACTCAGTTTGGTGCACTGAATTCCTTGGCACAGTATGAATCGGAATTGACTGAAGAGAAGATGCTTCAAATGGATGCAATCTTGGATCGAGGAAGAATCCCGGATGCTGCGCTGGATGATGTCCCGCCGGCCTTTTTAGAATATTCTGATATCATCGATAAAATTTCTTCTCAGACAGATGAGAATGAGGATACCATCCATCAAGTGCATCGCGCTTATCTAGACTACATATTGATTCAGACCGGTAACCCTGATACGGTTATTCCCTTCCTAAAGTATTATCTGGCCGCGATTGGAAAACACAAACCCTAAGATACAATTCTTCTACACTGATGATTGCGCCAAGATAAGTAGGGTTTTATTGTTTTCCTTCTAGAGAAGCAGATCCAACAGAGATTAAAAAATCGCAAGCGTCTTTTCTAAATCCACAGCTTTTCGAGCGGTCTGCTCTGCTGCCGTATCTTCCGCCTGAAAAGGGGGCTATCGCATCTCTCGTTCACTCGCAAATGTCGCTTAAACGCACTGAGTCCAGTGGCGATCTATTCCCATTCTTGATCCTGACATCGCCAATAGGGTATATTCGAAGTATAAATATTCTGGGTGGTTTGGATGTGCTTTTGACAGGAGGTCATTCTATGCGGGCTGATACAAGCGATCAAAAGAGCGCTGTTTCGACTGAATGGTTGCCGCGTGCGTTAACAAAACGGGAGAAGGAGGTCATACAGCTGATTGCCGAGGGATTAAAGAGTCGAGAGATCGCGGAGAAACTCAATCTATCGGCAAAAACGGTGGATACTCATCGGGCCCATATCATGGACAAGCTGGGGCTCACCAATATTGCACAATTGATTTGTTATGCAATCCAAAAAGGGTTCGTAACGGTAGATTAACTCAACCGATGGTTCCCGGTCGGAAGATGTCCGCGAGAGGTTTTGCGTTCGTTTTTCTACCTTTCTCGATATTCGGAATTTCGACATTTAATAAAAGAGGGACAGTCCATTTAGGATCTGTCCCTCTTTTATTAAATCAGAATGATGGTTTACTTTACCAAGCGATGTAGCTTCTCATGCTCGAATACTGAACGGGATAGAAGGAACTCGGCTACGGTGAGGCCGATACGGATGAGCTTGAATTCTCCGGCGCGGAGTGTTCCGAGGTTACTTTCTCTTCTCTCTTTTTTCTCCTCCGATTTGACCATGCCGGTGAGACCTCACGCGAGTTCACCCGACTGAACTCCTCATTCCTTCGTAATTCCTTCCACAATTTGGGTGTTCGAAAAGGCTCTCCGCGTAAAAGCGCCTGTTCCGCCCCTTTGAGCATCGTTCGGACTGCGGAGTTGATCATCAATTTATTTATGGCCGCCCCAGTGTTCCCCAACCAATCTGCTGTGTGAAACGTGCTTGAATGATCCGGCTTCGAATCGGATTGTACTGCACGTGGTAACTCGCTTCGATATCGGCTTTCCAGGGGAGGGGAAATCGAACGCCGACCCCGCTGCTCGCGTTCGGATTGGATTCCTCGAAGGGTTCGTGGTTACTTTTTACGATGGGGAACTCCGACCAGAGGATCCCATTAAATGGAAGGCGAAGACGGCCTCCGGAAGAGATCATGAATCCGTTTTCAACAGAAGGGGTTCCCGAAAATTGTTTCCGATACTCCTCTCCTCGTATCCATATATTCGAGCCGAGATAAAGTGGGAAAGCGAGCGAAAGCTCTCCTGTGTCACGCCTCCGCTCTGCGGGAAGTGGGTCTCCTTTGTTTCCTTTTCGGTAGCCCGCATGAGTGTCGATTCCCCAAAAAGCCTTGGAAAGTTCGATTTGATAAAATTCAGTCGCGCTATCCTCGGCCGTGGCTCTTCCAATCAGCGAGTGGTCTCTCTCTCCATAAGTGATGGAGAGGACCGGGAGGGTGGAGAATGCCCATTTCATTCCAATCTGCCATTGAGAGGTGCGCCAGGTCGGCGCCGCGAGGTCATGGTTGATATTATTTTCAAAGACCTCGCCGCTTCCGTTAAAAGTGATGAAGGACACCGGGGTTACGGAGAAGGCGGTGAAGAATCCCTCTTGGTCATTCTCAAAGGCCCAGACCGGAAGGAAGAACGTCGGCGTAATTCGGCGATATTGTGTCTCGAAAGAAAACATGCCGCCCCGATAGAGTGGACCGACACGTAACAAAGTACCGTCCGTGACCTGCTGGCCCGGCACTGGATCTGATTCCAGCATTCCGTATTCCGCCAAAAGGTGAAAGCCGGCAGCGACATTCAGATCGATTTCGCTTAAGAGAAGTCGACCTCTCTGCAAAGGGGTGAAAAGAGATGGGCCGTCCTGGTTAAGCTGGATCGCAGTCGTACCGAGGACGATCTTATGGGTAAAAGAATAAACCTTCAACGCGATTCCGGAGATAAGTTCATCATATAAGATTGCCTCAGATGGGAGGATCTTACTCGGATCAGCAAGGTGTCCAGCGAAGAAGATTCCATCCCACCCTTTGCCCGATATCATTAAAGCTCCTCCTCTGAAAGAGAGGGGCTGTCGCATTTGATAGGAAAATGTCTGGTCAAGACGATGCATGGAGAGAAAACGGTTCCCGCCGCTGGCATCGACCGTCACAACGCTCGAAGGAGGCTCCTGCCGTTCTTCGGACCGGCGTTCCAGATCGGTTCTATTCAAATTATTTGACGGATTGGGTTGGCCGGGCGGTGTGAGGTCTTGCAATAGATCAGGGCGGCTGTTCGAGGTTGAGAGCTCAAGAGGAGGAATAGAGGGGGTAACATCTTCCTGGCGATGCTCTACGGCCGGCGTCAAAAGGGCGACATCCTCGGCGAGCGTAACGCCTTTCCAGACGGTACAAAACAGGGAAAAACCAATGATCAACAAAACAGATCGCCAACGCGCCATTACCAAACCTGGAGTCAATTGCAGTCCGGATTTGCCGTTCCGCAGATACCGATTTCTTTGGGTCGAATGTCGGTTATGGGAGCCCATTAAGAACCCGAGGAAGGAAAATTCATAGCGGTCTTCTCCGAGACGAGGGCTCCAGCAGCACAAGATGATATTGGATATAGTACCAGATGGCCTCGTTCAGTCAACTAGATAGCTAATGATAGATAGAAAAATCTCTCATGAATTCGGCATAAATAATATGAAAGTAGGGAAAAGGAGAAAGACCAGGTTCAGCTGAAGATGCAGGTTCACTAAGGAATGGATCAGAATTGAATTATTTAAAGATCGGATCTGAATCTTAGAATTTGTAACGGTCATTATTACCGATCCCATTTCAGCCAATACGGAGCTGGTTATCGGAAATTTCAGTCGGCCCGGTGGCATGTGTTGATGGGGCTTCTACCCGTGGGCCGACCGAGATACTTTTACCTCGCTTGCGAGCACAACGGATGGCGTGAGTTTCTCAACGTCGTTCAACCTTCCTAAAATCCGCCGCCTGGTTTTGCTGATTTCTGGAAGTATCGCCTCGGCCACATCCAGCATGCCAGAGATGTCAGTTTCAGGGAAAGGAGTGGTTCCGTAGCCAACCGGTCTCGACTAAAGGCGCAAGAGACAGAGATGTAAGATGCCCTCCTTTGGGGGGATTGCGCGGATTGGACGTATACCTATATAGTATTAAATCTGATCTGGGAAAGAGTGCTCTGAACCATTACATTAACAAGGAGAATTGGAAATGAAAAAAATAACAGCTCGCCTGATACCGGCCCTTTTTGCGGTGATGATTCTCGCGGGGACCGTCCGGTCTGCTTTCGCCATCCCTTCATTGCAACTCGACATCTTGGGCGGCACGTACGATTCCTCTACTCAAACGATTGTGTCCTCCAGTCCCTCATTTAAACTCTATGCTTATTTGATTCCAGACAGTAAGGCTTTGCTGACCGATACTTATTTTATCTCCGTTGCGATGACTCCCCAAATCGGACCGGTCGGTGTCGATGTGGGCTCATTTCAATTGAACGGAAACACGGTTCTCGCGACTGCCGACATGGTTTACGGAACTCCTCCGATCGACAGTTATACGCAGGCCTCCGACCCGGGAGATTTGTCGACGCATAGTATTTACCCTACCTACTTCCAGCAATATGCTTTTAATTTCGACTCAAATGATCGGACAACGGGATACGACACTCAGATAAACACGGGAGTGGGACCAACGCCTAATTCTTCCGGCGAGATGTATTTCCATGAGTTTGATGTGGACACCACGTCTCTGGCTGCTCCCTACAGCGTACATTTCGATTTATATAGCACGCAGAGCGGAAATAATGCCGCGAGCGATACCGATATTAATCAGTTTGCACCGTTCTCTCATGATGCGGAAAGCTGCATCAATTGCCGGTCTACTTCTGTTCCTGAGCCGACCACAATGCTTCTGGTCGGAGCGGGGATGCTGGGTATGGTTGTCTATAGAAGAAAACTTTTGGCCTAGGTTTTTCCAAGAGGTTCGCATACGGAAGCGATCGACTCTTATAAAATGAGTTCTGGATTTAAAGAGCCGATCATATTGTCTAATTCGCAATCCGCTATCCTTTTGAAGTTTGCTGAAAACTGCCATTAATTGAGAGGGGCGTCGGAGACAATCCGACGGCCCAATATCTTGATCCTCCTCAATTAATCGCCCCGAATGGAACGTCTTTTGGTTCGTTGCTGCTACTATTGCGGTGGATACTCCCGTCCGCATCCAGACGCATAAGAGCTTCAGATCTAATTGCCGGATCCGAGAAAACGGATGGCGATTCGCAGATCACTCAAGCGCAACGCTGGATAAGCGGAGTTGAACGGCCTCTTCACATTTCATCGTTTTTCATCGTTCGGACGGGAACCGTTTTCGATCACATTTTCTTTTGAAGATGGGTCACCCGGATCGATTTATTCCTTCTGATCACCTTCGTTGGGTCTTTTATCCTGAGGTTCTTCGCCGGGCGGACGTTGTCGAAATGGATGGGTATGCATGAGGTGTTCTTCCGGCAAGGCCTCTGGCCCGATTCGAAACTTTTCCTGGCTCTCGTAAATGGGACGCTTTACCTCTCCGGCGTCAAACTCGAAATTGAGGGTCACCGCTCCATTGGCCGGCACGGTGATCTGCTTCTCGATCGGCTTAAAATGAGGATGCCACGCAACCACCTTGTAGGTTCCCGGAGGGAGCCGATCAATCTTAAACTCGCCGTCCTTTTTCGTGTTCGTATAGTAGGGATTGTCCACGACAAATGCCCAGCTTTGCATGAATTCGTGCATCCCGCAGATCATCTGCGAGATCCTTCTTCCTCGGGTAAAGTTCAGCTTTCCCCCCGCATCCTTCGCGCCCGGAGGGAGTGGAACGTTTAAAATAATATTCCCTTTCTCGTTCTGAAAGACTTGGATGTTGTGAATAATCGGATCGTAATTCTGAACTGAAATCGCCTGATGGTTTTCAAGAACGGTCACCAGGGGATGTTCATGGTGGAGCTTTCCATCTTCATCCTTCACATACTTGTCATTGAAAGCGGCTTCGGCAGGGTGAAACATACAGTCTTCCGTCACCCATTTCGCGTTGACGTGAGGAAACGGTTTTCCTTTTTTGACCTGCTCTACGGCCACCACGGAGTCCTTGAGCCCACCGTCTGTTCCGACATAGAATTCCTCCAGCAGAACATTTCCCTGGCCATCTGAGATCCTTTTGCAAAATGCTCCAAAAGGATAGAGAACCAGAGGAAAAACGCGTGGGGGAGGGATCTCTCCTTTCAAGGTCACTCTGCCGATAAGGGTGCCGCCACCTTTGACATCCATTTCCTCATAACCAAACGCCATAGGTATCCCAGAAAGACCCGCCAGCCCCAGAAAGAGAACTCCTAAACTCAATCGATAAAACCTCTTCATGACCGCCTCTCCTCAATTTAGAAATAAAACCGATTCAAGAGACATCCTCCCCGTGCCCTCTTTACGACCTGAGACGGATCTCAACCTGTAAACATACATACCCATTTCCTCAGACACCGTCCGGCTTCTAAAGCTTGGCCCATGGCGATCTAAAGTCGACTATTATGTATACAAAATATATAGATTAAAAATAGTCCTATTGGAATTCGATGTCAAGTGCGATTGCTTACGTGTTCTTATCAGAAGGCCCTCTCAGGCCGCCGTGGGACCAGACAGGAGCCTCCCTGAGTACTGAGCTGGGTTGCAATGGTTTGGAACGGAAAGGCGGAGACCCACCGCCGAATGTTACGTTGAGATCGATCTGACACGGGGCCGCCTCTGTCGCAGCAGGTAAGCCCCGGGTGATGGTCTCCAGAATCTACCACCGATAATGAACCAGATCATTTTTGTCTCTTGCTTTTATTCTTTTGTACACATAATATATGTATACATAATATTAATCCTATTAGAGGAGCTCGTTAATTAATTCCGTAAATGAACGCCAACCGGGAGAAGGCTTAAAAAGCCGAACCTATCGTCATAAGGAGGAATGGAGATGAAGCCGAAGTTTGAGACAGTGGGACAAATTAGGAAAGGAAATACGCATATCGCCTATGAAAATCAATCCGCTTTTGATATCGCCATGGAATTGCTTGGGAGTCACTATACCGGCATGCCGGTGTTGGACAAGGAGGACCGGGTCATCGGGGTGGTGACGATACAAGACCTGATCCGAGCTCTTCCGGGGGCACGCAAATTAGAAGAGATTAGGGTGGGTGAAATCATGACCCGGTCACCGTTGGTCATTGACGATGATACCCCGTTGGAGAAAGCAGGCCAGATGCTTGTAGACGGAACGCTCCCTCGGCTCTGCGTCGTCCACAAGGGGAAATTGCTTGGCACCATCACCGGACATGACCTGTTACGGGCATGGATAGGCTTGCCCCCGGCAATGTAATCGGGGACTTCCGAATCGTCTTCCCTGTGGCTGGTATAAACCTTGCCTGCCACAGGGATCTTCCGATTCGGGTTGAGTTAATTCAAAATAAGGCCAATCAGACCTCGCTGCTCTTTCTGATTTCTTAAAGGGATGAATCCCCGCAATGATACCCATCATCGTGAACGGAAACCTCTTGCCTTGAATGCGCACCGCTGGATTCTGAAGCAAGTTCTAGCATCCTCTTGGCAAGGACCCAATCCCGGTCTGCCGGGGTCATTACGGTAATGTATTGGCGATCTCCTGACCTCGATTTCGGTCTTGGACATCACCGGCGAGTGGAACGGCATAGGCTTCTCGAGGTCGTGGTCAGATTAAATGTTGTCATGCCCGGAGCGCTGTATTTTCGATTAAATATTCGGGAATGACGGCCTAAGAAAACCCGCTCAGCTCGATAAACCCGCTACCGATATATAGATATTCTCTTGACTATCGCAATCGTTTTG
Proteins encoded in this window:
- a CDS encoding TonB-dependent receptor; translation: MNVEVVTYSKSPQKWFDTPAAVYVITQEDIRRSGVTNIPEALRMAPGVEVYRVNANQWVVGIRGFTSLTGRLSPSLLVLIDGRSVYSPLLAGVFWEVQDLLLEDVERIEVIRGPGGTLWGANAVNGVINIITKHSKETQGGLATLGAGTEERDFAGVRYGGAVGERLHYRVYGKFFNRDAAFHPTGDAFDDWRMAQGGFRADLDLPERNTVTIQGDLYSGKAGQRTTITTYRPPSAQTMEKDADLSGGNLSFRLDHLQSAQSDWTFKSYYDRTRRRTSTFQDDENTLDLELRNRFLLAAGHELIWGIGYRLISDDFTGASTTVFDPAQRTDALYSAFAQYQWALVQEQLFLTLGSKFEHNDYSGVEVQPSGRLLWKFRPDQAVWTSIARAVRTPSRLEHDSSLTGLTNPNATPPTFIRLIGEDALFDSEKVIAYEVGYRTQPIHRLSFDVAAFYNQYSDLLSLQAGAPFTESIPPDPDRVIFPFFFENRVKGHTYGVELMSDWQVREWWRVNLMYTFLQINLTQTSGAVDPLRIVASTEGTNPHHQAGLRSLMTLPGNVELDWFLRYIDKLPSQAIKRYYNLDLHLGWHPTKWIELALVGQNLLDNHHPEFGGGSAGIAEIQRGVYGKVTAQWQ
- a CDS encoding YfiR family protein — protein: MAMKNGSSLRKILISILLIGVTVFLPIQATPSSPNEYQVKAAFLYNFAKFVEWPQEAIAGGQPFVIGILGQDPFGNELDEAVAGKTVREKKITVKRFSKIEEAIHCHLLFISNSEDQNLAQILRRLEGAPVLTVSDMGQFAEKGGVIQLVTDQNKIHFAINMAAAERVGLKPSSQLLKLSRIITGTTQNRE
- a CDS encoding HAMP domain-containing protein, translated to MSMLVSTAALLLASLGFIVYELITYRDTMVQNFSTQAEIIGINTVSALVFNDPQAATETIAALRVKPNIMSAAIYTADGKLFAKYVRNDGATVFQMPEQISEQREDYRFESDHLLLSRPIISEGKQIGMVHIQSDLKEIDVRLKRYALITMGVLAISLLAAYRISSKLQEIISHPLLHLAQTAKTVSEEKNYSVRAVAENQDEIGQLVLTFNEMLTQIQMRDDTLSRAHNELEQRVTERTLELKEEITERQRAQEEMRKLNTQLEAANKELEAFSYSVSHDLRAPLRHINGFVELLKMHEGTRLGEKSQHYMNTIMNSAKRMGDLVDDLLVFSRMGKSEMRVGKVDLDHLTEEVIKDLQPEIGAREITWKIASLPEVEGDVTMLRQVCVNLIGNAIKYTRTRAQAQIEIGYTPEKEEHVFFIRDNGVGFDPQFAGKLFGVFQRLHRSDEFEGTGIGLANVRRIVHRHGGRTWAEGRVDGGAVFSFSLPKRGEKPE
- a CDS encoding response regulator, translated to MSEIKRVLLAEDNAEDVELTLEALSEYNLANEVVVVRDGAEALDYLFCRGSFKARPIGNPAVILLDIKMPKMDGLEVLRTIKGDEKLRLIPVVMLTSSREEPDLAESYKLGVNAYVVKPVNFQAFVKAVKQLGIFWVLLNEPAPGSPKKTN
- a CDS encoding response regulator transcription factor, with amino-acid sequence MRADTSDQKSAVSTEWLPRALTKREKEVIQLIAEGLKSREIAEKLNLSAKTVDTHRAHIMDKLGLTNIAQLICYAIQKGFVTVD
- a CDS encoding choice-of-anchor N protein, whose protein sequence is MKKITARLIPALFAVMILAGTVRSAFAIPSLQLDILGGTYDSSTQTIVSSSPSFKLYAYLIPDSKALLTDTYFISVAMTPQIGPVGVDVGSFQLNGNTVLATADMVYGTPPIDSYTQASDPGDLSTHSIYPTYFQQYAFNFDSNDRTTGYDTQINTGVGPTPNSSGEMYFHEFDVDTTSLAAPYSVHFDLYSTQSGNNAASDTDINQFAPFSHDAESCINCRSTSVPEPTTMLLVGAGMLGMVVYRRKLLA
- a CDS encoding carboxypeptidase regulatory-like domain-containing protein encodes the protein MDVKGGGTLIGRVTLKGEIPPPRVFPLVLYPFGAFCKRISDGQGNVLLEEFYVGTDGGLKDSVVAVEQVKKGKPFPHVNAKWVTEDCMFHPAEAAFNDKYVKDEDGKLHHEHPLVTVLENHQAISVQNYDPIIHNIQVFQNEKGNIILNVPLPPGAKDAGGKLNFTRGRRISQMICGMHEFMQSWAFVVDNPYYTNTKKDGEFKIDRLPPGTYKVVAWHPHFKPIEKQITVPANGAVTLNFEFDAGEVKRPIYESQEKFRIGPEALPEEHLMHTHPFRQRPPGEEPQDKRPNEGDQKE
- a CDS encoding CBS domain-containing protein; this encodes MKPKFETVGQIRKGNTHIAYENQSAFDIAMELLGSHYTGMPVLDKEDRVIGVVTIQDLIRALPGARKLEEIRVGEIMTRSPLVIDDDTPLEKAGQMLVDGTLPRLCVVHKGKLLGTITGHDLLRAWIGLPPAM